The window GGTGCGCTATCCGCGCATCATCACCCACTATATTTTGCGTAACTCGATCGGCCCACTGATTGTGCAATCCACCCTGACTGCTGGCGCAGTGGTGTTGTCGGCTGCCAGCCTGTCATTCCTCGGGCTGGGGGTGCAGCCACCGATGCCAGAGTGGGGCACCATGATGAGCGATGGGCGTAACTTCCTTGGACTTAACATTTACGTCTCCCTTTTCCCTGGCCTGGCCATTTTGATTACCGTACTTGGCTTCAACGTGTTGGGTGACGGTTTGCGCGATGTAATGGATAAGCGTTTATGAATACGGTGATTTGTTTCGACTTAGGTGGTTCATTTATCAAACTGGGGATGGTGACGGGGAACGGTGAATTAACCCTGCTCTCGCAGGAAAAAATGCCGACCACCTCGTGGCCTGCGTTCACCCGGTTAATCCGTGCGATGATCGACCAGCATCAGCAACATTTTAGCGCCAGCAGCCCGGTGGCGATTTCCACCGCCGGAATTGTGGCACCGGATAGTGGCGAAATCTTCGCCAGCAATATTCCGGCCTTTCATCAGCGCAACCTTGCCAAAGAACTGTCAGATGAACTGCAACGTGAAGTTATCGTTCATAACGATGCGGACTGCTTTACTTATGCCGAAGCGCAGGCCGGAGCAGGCCAGGGGCATAAGGTAGTGTTTGGTGCGATTCTTGGTTCTGGCGTCGGCGGCGGGTTAGTGGCCGATGGGTACATTGTCATCGGGCAAAATGGGTTAACCGGCGAATGGGGGCATGGCCCAATCACGTTGACGGAAGTCGAGATTGACGGTGAATGGCGACGCCTGCCGCGCCAGCTCTGTCCGTGCGGGCAAAGGGGCTGCCTCGATAGCTATGGCGGCGCGCGTGGGATGGAGAATCTGCATCGCACTTTACATGACGAGTCCGCCAGCAGCCTCGACATTATTGCTCGCTGGCAAAGTCAGGAGGCACTGGCCGGACAAACCATCAGCGCCTGGCTACAGTTGGTCAGCCAGCCGCTGGCGTACTGCATCAACATCACCGGTGCTTCCGTGGTGGTGGTGGGTGGCGGTCTGGCCTCGGTGACACCACTGATCGCAGCGCTGGATACGGCGGTACAAGGTTATGTGTTACGGCGTAGCGCGCAGCCATTGGTGGTGCCGGGAGCCTTTGCCCATCATGGCGGGATGCTCGGGGCGTCGTTGCTGGCTACGCCAGCTTCTGCTGCAAAAACGCCATAAACACCCGGTTGACCTCGCTGCGCTGGCGATGTTGGGGATAGAGCGCATTCAGGCTGAGCGAGGAGGGGTGCCAGTCATCCAGCACGGTGATCAGGTCGCCGCTGGCGAGGGCGGGGGCAACGATAAATTCCGGTAGCAGGATCAAGCCTAACCCGGCAATCGCCGCATCGCGCAGCATTTCACCGTTATTGCTGACCATCGGTCCCTGCACGTTAATCACCTCGCGCTTTTCCCCCTGAAATAACTCCCAGCCGGTCTGGCTTTCACGGCCATAACGCAGGCAGGCGTGATCCAGCAAATCCTCCGGGCGACGCGGTGCATCGGCCCCTTGCAGGTAACTGGGGCTGGCGCAGATCACGCGGCGAAACTCCCCGAGTTTTTTTGCGATCAGGGTTGAGTCGGGCAATGTGCCGATACGAATCGCCATATCGAAGCCTTCGCCAATCATGTCCACATAACGGTCCGCCAGTTCGACCTGGAATTGCAGCGCCGGATGCATACTGAGAAATTCAGCGATAAACGGCGACAGATGGCTGATGCCGAACGACATCGGTACGCTGAGGCGAAAACTGCCCTGTAAAACCTGACGACGTCCCGATACCGCCAGCTCCGCCTCCTGCACATCATCGAGGATGCGCTGTGCGTGGCGGGCAAATAGCTGGCCGTTATCCGTCACTGACAACTTGCGCGTGTTGCGATTGAGCAGGCGTGCGCCGAGCGATTCCTCCAGCGCAGCGATGCGGCGGCTGACATATTGTTTGGAAAGCAGCAGCTGTTCTGCGGCGGCGGTGAAGTTGCCGGCTTTAATCACGGCGACATAGATGCGGAGATCGTCTATCTGCATATTGTCCACTTATTGGTGACGGTCATTGTCAATGCAACACATTGTTGGGCGATTCAGTTTACGTATACTGAGTCACATCAGGAAGCAATATCGACTTCCGCCAACAAATTTGAGGAGCAGACCATGATTGAACAAAGACTGTCAGCCCAGCGCGGCCACGGTGACCACGGCTGGTTGAACTCACGCCACACGTTTTCTTTTGCCAACTACTGGGACCCGAAACAAACCGGTTTCTCCGATTTGCTGGTGATTAACGATGACCGTGTCGCGCCGGGACGAGGTTTTGGTGCCCATCCGCACAGCAACATGGAAATCATCTCCTATGTACTGGAAGGTGCGCTGGAGCATAAAGATTCCATGGGTACAGGTTCGGTGATTGTCCCCGGTGATGTGCAGCTGATGAGTGCCGGTAGCGGCGTAACGCACAGCGAGTTTAACCACTCGAAAGCGGAAAACGTTCATTTCCTGCAAATCTGGATTGTCCCGGCAGAACGCGCAACGCAACCCGGTTATCAGCAGGTTTCAGTGGCAGAAAGCGACAAACGTGGTCAGCTGCGCCTGATTGTTTCCCCGCAGGGTGATGAAGGTTCACTGAGCGTGCGTCAGGACATTCGCATCTACGCCGGATTATTCAACGGTGAAGAACAGCAGACCTTTACGCTGGATGCCGATCGCTACGCCTACATTCATGTGGCTCGCGGCAGCATTGAAGTGAACGGTGTGGTGTTCAACGAAGGTGACGGTGCGCGTGTGCGTAACGAAACCGCTCTGCAATTCGCCAACGGTAAAGACGCGGAAGTGCTGTTGTTTGACCTGCGTCCACTGGAAGTGAATCATCCGCAGCGTTAAGCCATGATAAGGGAGGCCGGGTGCCTCCCTTAATATTTGCACGCCATTGCGCGATAAATCGCGCCGCTTGTAGCGGCGCAATTTATTGCGCGGGTTTCTGAACAGCGATGTTTTACAACAACGATGCCGGTACCACCGGCTGGCCGGTCTTCAGTGATTCCAGCGCCGCATCCGCCAGCAGCAGGGCCTGCAAACCATCATTCCCTCCCGGATACTGACCTTCTCCTTGCACCAACGCCTCAATAAAGGTTGCCAGCTCGTTGCGGTAGGCTTCGGCATAACGTTGCAGGAAGAAATGCTGTGGCTTTTGCGCCACCACGCCAGACGCCACGGATTTTACCAGCTGGGTTTCCAGCTGATTGGTGACTGCCAGCATTCCTTCGCTGCCATGCACCTCAATCCGCTGGTCATAGCCGTAACTGGCACGGCGACTGTTGGTGATCACCGCCATTTTGCCGCTGGCGCAGGTGAGGGTGACCACGGCGGTGTCCACATCGCCTAATGCTTTGATTTGCGGATCGACCAGCGCAGCGGCTGAGGCATACACCGATACTGGTTCCTCGTTCAGTAACCAGCGCGCCATATCGAAATCGTGAATGGTCATATCACGGAACAACCCGCCGGAGACTTTAACGTATTCCGCCGGGGGCGCGCCCGGATCGCGAGAGCTGATCGTGACCAGCTCGGTGCTACCGATTTCACCGGCACGCAGGCTGGCCTGTAAATGCGCCATGCTGGGATCAAAGCGACGGTTAAAACCAATCATCAAAGGCACACCGGCGGCACGTACCGTGGCGAGGCAGCTTTGTACCCGCGCCAGGCTGAGATCGACCGGTTTCTCGCAAAATATCGCTTTGCCAGCTTTGGCTGCCGCTTCAATCAAATCAGCATGGGTGTTGGTGGCACTGCAAATGGCGACCAAATCGATGCGGCTATCCGCCAGAATGGTGTCGAGATCGGCGACGGTAGCTGCGTATTTTTCCGCCAGCGCATTGGCGGCAGGCGCGTAGACATCCATGACGTAAGCCAGTCGGCACTGTGGATGTGCAGCGATATTGCCTGCATGAATCTGTCCGATTCGGCCAGCACCTAATAAAGCGACATTCAGCATTGGGTGATTCCTCTGAGGGTTACAAGGCAGTGGCGCTATTAATCGATTCTGATGCGGACTTAGTCAAAACAAAGACCGGATGACATCACAAATTGATGAAGCTGATCACAGGTTTTTTTGATGGCAATCACATCAAATAATTATTATTTCTTTAAATTCATTATGTTATATCTATTTGATTTGTCATTTATTAAACGGTTACTGTTATCTGATGAGGTCAAAGACATCAGGAATTACGATGAAGTCACATGTCTGGAAAACGCCGTCGATCAAACAAATTGCTCAGGAAGCGGGGGTCAGCCCGGCCA is drawn from Pantoea cypripedii and contains these coding sequences:
- a CDS encoding ROK family protein — its product is MNTVICFDLGGSFIKLGMVTGNGELTLLSQEKMPTTSWPAFTRLIRAMIDQHQQHFSASSPVAISTAGIVAPDSGEIFASNIPAFHQRNLAKELSDELQREVIVHNDADCFTYAEAQAGAGQGHKVVFGAILGSGVGGGLVADGYIVIGQNGLTGEWGHGPITLTEVEIDGEWRRLPRQLCPCGQRGCLDSYGGARGMENLHRTLHDESASSLDIIARWQSQEALAGQTISAWLQLVSQPLAYCINITGASVVVVGGGLASVTPLIAALDTAVQGYVLRRSAQPLVVPGAFAHHGGMLGASLLATPASAAKTP
- a CDS encoding LysR family transcriptional regulator, with the protein product MQIDDLRIYVAVIKAGNFTAAAEQLLLSKQYVSRRIAALEESLGARLLNRNTRKLSVTDNGQLFARHAQRILDDVQEAELAVSGRRQVLQGSFRLSVPMSFGISHLSPFIAEFLSMHPALQFQVELADRYVDMIGEGFDMAIRIGTLPDSTLIAKKLGEFRRVICASPSYLQGADAPRRPEDLLDHACLRYGRESQTGWELFQGEKREVINVQGPMVSNNGEMLRDAAIAGLGLILLPEFIVAPALASGDLITVLDDWHPSSLSLNALYPQHRQRSEVNRVFMAFLQQKLA
- a CDS encoding pirin family protein; protein product: MIEQRLSAQRGHGDHGWLNSRHTFSFANYWDPKQTGFSDLLVINDDRVAPGRGFGAHPHSNMEIISYVLEGALEHKDSMGTGSVIVPGDVQLMSAGSGVTHSEFNHSKAENVHFLQIWIVPAERATQPGYQQVSVAESDKRGQLRLIVSPQGDEGSLSVRQDIRIYAGLFNGEEQQTFTLDADRYAYIHVARGSIEVNGVVFNEGDGARVRNETALQFANGKDAEVLLFDLRPLEVNHPQR
- the iolG gene encoding inositol 2-dehydrogenase, with the translated sequence MLNVALLGAGRIGQIHAGNIAAHPQCRLAYVMDVYAPAANALAEKYAATVADLDTILADSRIDLVAICSATNTHADLIEAAAKAGKAIFCEKPVDLSLARVQSCLATVRAAGVPLMIGFNRRFDPSMAHLQASLRAGEIGSTELVTISSRDPGAPPAEYVKVSGGLFRDMTIHDFDMARWLLNEEPVSVYASAAALVDPQIKALGDVDTAVVTLTCASGKMAVITNSRRASYGYDQRIEVHGSEGMLAVTNQLETQLVKSVASGVVAQKPQHFFLQRYAEAYRNELATFIEALVQGEGQYPGGNDGLQALLLADAALESLKTGQPVVPASLL